The Ananas comosus cultivar F153 linkage group 7, ASM154086v1, whole genome shotgun sequence genome has a window encoding:
- the LOC109712760 gene encoding cytochrome P450 78A5-like: MSSSSSSFDFGSDSTFLPLLISPTSSLTSLFALLVVTLSFLWFYPGGVAWAFSKVRVSVPGPPGIVFALSGTAAHRVLAKLSSSLQATKLMAFSVGITRFVVSTHPDTAKEILNSSAFADRPIKESAYELLFHRAIGFAPFGEYWRNLRRISATYLFSPRRIAASVEQRVEIGKQMVEEVKGQMAKSGVVSVKRVLHYGSLNNVMMSVFGKSYDFAKGEGAEVEEMVSEGYELLGTFNWSDHVPFLGWLDLQGLRKRCRRLAAEVNVFVARIIEEHRVREKASVTVGEELVVGDFVDVLLHLEQGEKLSDSDMIAVLWEMIFRGTDTVAILLEWIMARMVLHQDIQSNAQSEIDSVVGNTRPVSDSDVPNLPYLQSIVKEALRMHPPGPLLSWARLAVHDVHVGDSLVPAGTTAMVNMWAIARDERIWPKPDEFDPKRFAGSDLSLMGSDLRLAPFGSGRRVCPGKALAMATVHLWLAQLLQTFRWVPSEGGVDLSECLKMSLEMKNPLVCRAIPRF, translated from the exons AtgtcctcctcatcctcctccttcGACTTCGGCTCCGACTCTACCTTTCTCCCGCTCCTGATCTCCCCAACAAGCTCACTCACCTCACTCTTCGCTCTCCTCGTTGTGACGCTGTCCTTCCTCTGGTTCTACCCCGGTGGCGTCGCATGGGCCTTCTCCAAGGTCCGCGTCTCCGTTCCCGGTCCACCCGGCATCGTCTTCGCCCTCTCCGGCACCGCCGCCCACCGCGTCCTCGCGAAGCTCTCCTCGTCTCTCCAAGCCACGAAGCTCATGGCTTTCTCCGTCGGGATCACTCGCTTCGTCGTCTCCACCCACCCCGACACGGCGAAGGAGATCCTTAACAGCTCCGCCTTCGCCGACCGCCCCATCAAGGAGTCCGCGTACGAGCTCCTCTTCCACCGCGCCATTGGCTTCGCTCCTTTCGGTGAGTACTGGAGGAATCTCAGGAGAATCTCTGCTACTTATTTGTTTAGTCCGCGGAGGATCGCGGCTTCTGTGGAGCAGCGCGTCGAGATAGGGAAGCAGATGGTGGAGGAAGTAAAGGGCCAAATGGCAAAGAGTGGAGTGGTGAGTGTGAAGAGGGTGTTGCATTATGGCTCGCTGAACAACGTCATGATGAGCGTTTTCGGTAAAAGCTACGATTTTGCCAAGGGAGAGggggcggaggtggaggagatGGTGAGCGAAGGGTATGAGTTGCTTGGGACGTTCAACTGGAGCGACCACGTTCCCTTTCTGGGTTGGTTGGATCTCCAAGGTCTGAGGAAGAGGTGTCGGCGGCTAGCCGCCGAAGTGAACGTGTTTGTTGCAAGGATCATAGAGGAGCACAGGGTGAGGGAAAAAGCTAGTGTCACTGTTGGCGAGGAACTAGTTGTTGGGGACTTTGTGGATGTGTTACTCCACTTGGAGCAAGGTGAGAAGCTCTCGGACTCCGACATGATCGCTGTGCTTTGG GAGATGATATTTAGAGGGACCGACACAGTAGCCATCCTCTTGGAATGGATCATGGCCCGGATGGTGCTACACCAGGACATCCAATCCAATGCACAATCCGAGATCGACTCCGTCGTTGGGAACACCCGCCCGGTCTCCGACTCCGACGTTCCAAACCTCCCTTATCTCCAATCCATCGTCAAAGAGGCCCTCCGAATGCACCCTCCGGGCCCGCTCCTCTCCTGGGCCCGCCTCGCTGTCCACGACGTCCATGTCGGCGACAGCCTCGTCCCTGCCGGCACCACCGCCATGGTCAACATGTGGGCGATAGCCCGCGACGAGCGCATCTGGCCCAAACCCGACGAGTTCGATCCCAAACGGTTCGCGGGGTCGGATCTGAGCCTGATGGGATCGGATCTGAGGTTGGCTCCGTTCGGGTCCGGTAGGAGGGTTTGCCCCGGAAAAGCCCTGGCCATGGCCACCGTCCACCTGTGGCTCGCGCAGCTGCTTCAGACCTTCAGGTGGGTCCCGTCGGAGGGTGGCGTTGACTTGTCGGAGTGCTTGAAGATGTCGCTTGAGATGAAGAATCCTCTGGTGTGTCGTGCCATTCCCAGGTtctga